CTGCTTTAAGTGCCTCTAAATTTTCTTTATGTTTAGCTGATCTGTAGCTCAAGACAACTTTCGCTTTAGCTTGACCAAAATTTTCTGCAAATGATTTACCAATACCGCCACCAGCACCAGTAATAACTACTACTTTACCTTCTAAATCTTTAAACATATCCTGTCATCTCCTAATTATTTTATACTTTGTGTTGGTCTAATAAATCAATGGCACAAAACAAAGTAGGAAGTATATGAATAATAATTCCCTATCTCATTCGCAAGATATAATTATTATACTAGATACAAAATTAATACCATTTTACTCAAAAGTCAATTTTAAAAACTCAAACTTTAAAACAATATACAAACCGCCGGCAAATTTTATATTGCCGACGGTCTTCCAACACTAGATATCAGTGTATTCTTTGATTTCAAAATCAGAGAACATTGTTTTTTCTAAAACATATTTAGATTTGATGACTTTTCCATCTTTACCCTTTTTCTCAAGTTCAATATGAATGTTATCGCCTTTTTTATCATATTTAGTAACTTTAGGATCTTTAAACGTTACGCCACCACCATCTTCTACAACCTCTTCAATATGATCAGCTGCATCAGTATCACTCTTAATATAGCTAGATACTAAACTATAGTCTTCTTCTTCATATGCATCATTTAATGCATCTGTATAATCTTCCATAAATGTTTGGACTTCATCTTTCGTATCTTCATTCTCTTTATGATCTTCAATCGCATCATCATCAAATGATAAGTCTACTTCTACGTCGCCTTCTTCTTTCTTGTCCACGTTAACCGTATTGGTTTTGAATTTTTTACCGTTTACTGTCATTTCTGCATAGACTGCAACTTTTTCTTCAGGTAAGAATGGACCATACGTTGTTTCATCAAATGAATCATATGTGCCCAGTTTCTTACCATTAGCATAAACATCTACATCGTTATCTCCATACGCATAAGCACTGTCAATAGTCACCGCGATGTCTTTCTGTTTAAAGTCAGGCGTAACTTCATGTGACTCTACCATGTTAACTTCGATATTACCATCAAACGTCTTACCATTCTGCGCTTTAGTAGCGTCTAATTTATAAACACCTATCGGCAATGTTGCGAATACTTTTTCATTTTCTTCTATGAGTTTAATTTT
The Mammaliicoccus sp. Dog046 genome window above contains:
- a CDS encoding TcaA 3rd/4th domain-containing protein; the encoded protein is MKFCKQCGNKLAEGQKVCTNCGTPVNEHHTNQNTQHKEPKKMSKKTIIIIGVVALLLLLLFAVYKMIDSKLSPVNEANEIANDIKKGNTKDLKSHLKFNDRELTLTESRAVYDYIVLSDSSDQFASEVKSQVKYMKDHGEDSANITAGDHNVIHIKKNGKKYGIFDNYDFEVMKEKVTINPDSDSTITYKYNGKKHKIKLIEENEKVFATLPIGVYKLDATKAQNGKTFDGNIEVNMVESHEVTPDFKQKDIAVTIDSAYAYGDNDVDVYANGKKLGTYDSFDETTYGPFLPEEKVAVYAEMTVNGKKFKTNTVNVDKKEEGDVEVDLSFDDDAIEDHKENEDTKDEVQTFMEDYTDALNDAYEEEDYSLVSSYIKSDTDAADHIEEVVEDGGGVTFKDPKVTKYDKKGDNIHIELEKKGKDGKVIKSKYVLEKTMFSDFEIKEYTDI